The Streptococcus viridans genome contains the following window.
CGCAGCCACAAACTTTACAAGAACGCTGAAGCAACTGTGTCACTTCTTACCATCACTTCTAACGTTGCTTACTCTAAACAAACTGGTAACTCACCAGTCCACAAAGGGGTATACCTCAACGAAGATGGTTCTGTAAACACAAGCAAATTGGAATTCTTCTCACCAGGTGCTAACCCATCTAACAAAGCGAAAGGTGGATGGTTGCAAAACTTGAACTCACTTGCTAGCCTTGATTTTGGCTACGCAGCTGACGGTATCTCACTCACTACTCAAGTTTCTCCTCGTGCTCTTGGTAAAACTCGTGATGAACAAGTAGATAACTTGGTAACTATCCTTGATGGATACTTCGAAAACGGTGGACAACACGTTAACTTGAATGTTATGGACTTGTCAGACGTTTACGAAAAGATTATGAGCGGTGAAGATGTTATCGTACGTATCTCTGGATACTGTGTAAACACCAAATACCTCACTCCAGAACAAAAAACTGAATTGACACAACGTGTCTTCCACGAAGTTCTTTCTATGGATGATGCATTGAGCTAAGATTCAAATAGATTTTTCAAACCAGTCGGAAACGGCTGGTTTTTTCTTGTCCTGTCTTGACTAAATCCGTGGTAACACTAGTACAAATCAGTGAAATTTTGATATAATGGAGACAATCTATTAACAGAACAGGAAGAACAATGGAAGCGTCTAAAGATATGGACCGCGTGATTGACGTCCTCATGTTGGCAGGAACCCTCCTTTTAGAGAGCGGTTCTGAAATCCATCGGGTGGAGGATACCATGATCCGGATTGCTCATTCTCAAGGAATCGATGATTGCAATGCCTTAGCGATGCCAGTCGCTATTTTCTTTTCAATCGAAAATGCCAATATCACGCGGATGAAACGGATCCTGCGAACCAATTACAATATCGAGAAGGTCTGTGATGTCAACCAGATTTCTCGCCAATTAGTCTCTGGGTATATCAATCTCGAAGAAGCCTATCAAGCTTTGATCCAATTAAAACAAAAGGCAGTCCCTTATACCAATCTGCAGTTAACCATCGCGGCAACTCTTAGTGCCCCTTTTTTCTCCATCATGTTTGGCGGGAACTTTTATGATGCGATTGGAGCTGGTATTGCGACCGTCTTTGCCTTTGCTTTCTCTCTAGTAGTTGAAAAATACGTTCGCATCCCTTTTGCTACTGCTTTTGCGGCAGCCTTTGTCTTTGGCTTTTTGGCCCATATTTGGTCTCAATATAGTGGTTTTCCTTCCAATACCGATCTTATCATTGCTGGCTGTGTTATGCCCTTTGTTCCTGGTATTGCCATGACCAATGCCGTCAGGGATCTGATGAATAACCACCTCAACTCTGGGATGAGTAAACTCTTTGAGACCCTACTCATTACCCTTGCCCTTGGTGCCGGGACGACCGTCGCTCTTGTCCTTATGAAATAGAATCATGAATCTAATCGAATTTTTAATCCAAGCGGTGGCTAGTTTGATTGCCATCATTACCTTTTTAATCGTCCTCAATGTGCAACGTTCCATGCTCATCCCTGGAGGAGTTCTAGGGATGGCTATTTGGTTGCTCTACTATATCTTGAGAGGACCTACCAATGTTATCATTGCGACTTTTATTGCAGCAATCGTTGGTTCTTGTATCAGTCAAATTTTAAGCATTATCTATAAGACGCCTGTCGTTGTCTTTATGCTAGCTATTCTTGCCCCTTTAGTTCCTGGATACATTTCCTATCGGACCACTTCCTTCTTTGTCAGTGGCCAATATCAACAAGCAGTGACCAGCGTAACCTTGGTTGTTATTCTGGCCTTGGTCATCTCCATCGGGATGGCTAGCGGGTCTGTCGTCTTGAAACTCTACCATTCTTACCAACGCCATCAAAAAAGAAAAATGACCAATGCCAACTAGCATTGGTTTTCTAATTTTTATCTATGTAATCGCTTGCTTTATCGCTTAAAAGGAGTACAATAATAGTGGAAAAACAAATTCTTTAAAGGATTCGAGGTGTTGCATGATGGTACACAAGTATGTCAAGTATCTTCCTTGGGTGATTCTAGGAGCCCTCCCCTCCTATCAATCAGCGACTTACTATGCCCGTAATTCATTCGACTTGTTCTATCTGACCTTGAACTTTCTGATTGTGTACATCGCTTTAATCGTCTTCTACGAAAAAGTTCTAAGAGACAAATGCAAAGAACTCTTCATACGAATCATGAGCAATCCTAAAAAAGATAAGCAAGGATAAGAGTTGAAGAGAGTGGGACAGAAATCGGTCATTCGTTAGAATTCGATTTCGTCGTCCCACCTCCGCACAGTTGAGTAGGGCTGTAAAAGCTGATGAAATCAGCGTAGTAGAGCCCACTCAACCACTGCGTCTTTCTCGACAATCCAAAGACAATTGAGAGGCTAGGACTTTTGTCCCAGCCTTTTTTGTTTTTCGTCCTCTTTTTTTCAAACAATCCCCTTGACCACCTCGGTCCTAAGAATGATTTCCATACGGATCTGGCTTTTTCAAGGGAGTTTTGCTCTCAAATATGGTAAAATAGTAACGAAATATACTAGTAGATATCAAATTAAAAGAGGTTATTTATGACAATCGGTATTGATAAGATTGGATTTGCGACCAGCCAGTATGTCTTGCGCTTAAGTGAGCTAGCGGCTGCTCGAAATACAGATCCAGAAAAACTCAGTAAAGGGCTCCTATTGAAAGAACTGAGTATTGCCCCTATTACAGAGGATATCGTCACACTTGGAGCAAGTGCCAGCCATAGTATTTTAACCGAAGAAGAAAAAGAAGAAATCGATATGGTCATCCTGGCAACCGAATCAGGAATTGACCAGAGTAAGGCTGCTGCTGTTTTCGTTCACGGTCTTCTAGGAATCCAACCCTTTGCCCGTAGCTTTGAAATGAAGGAAGCTTGCTATGCTGCAACGGCCGCTTTGGACTATGCTAAACTTCATGTTGAAAAATCCCCACAGAGCAAGGTCTTAGTTATTGCCAGCGATATTGCAAAATATGGGATCGACACCCCTGGCGAGCCGACTCAAGGAGCTGGATCTGTCGCTATGCTGGTGACGCAGAACCCCCGTATTCTAGCATTCAACGATGATAATGTAGCTCAGACCCGTGATGTCATGGATTTCTGGCGTCCCAACTACTCAAGCACACCCTTTGTCAATGGGATCTATTCAACTCAACAGTACTTGGATTGCTTGAAAACAACTTGGACAGAGTATCAAAAACGGACTGGTCTGACATTGAATGATTTTGATGCGGTCTGCTTCCACCTACCTTATCCCAAGCTTGCTCTTAAGGGCTTAAAAAAGATTCTTGATAAGAGTCTTTCTCCTGAGAAACAAGCCCAATTGCAATACAATTTTGAACAGTCCATTCTCTACAGCCAAAAGGTTGGGAATATCTATACGGGTTCCCTCTTCCTAGGTTTGCTTTCTCTCCTAGAAAACCAACCTCAACTGGTTGCTGGCGACCGGATCGCCCTCTATGGATATGGAAGTGGTGCGGTAGCGGAGATTTTTAGTGCTCACTTGGTCGAAGGATTTGAGAAAATGCTCCATCCAAACCGTTTAGCAGAATTGGATCAGCGAAAAGCTCTTACGATTGCCGAATATGAGAAAATCTTCTTCGAAGACGCACAATTAGATGCTGAAGGCAATCAAACCTTCCAAGGTTACCAAAATCAAACCTATGCCTTATCAGAAATCAACGAACACCAACGAACCTATGTAAAGGTAGAACACCATGGTTAAATTAACTGGTTTTTCAAAAGCAAGTCCAGCAGAACGTATCGAAAAATTGGCTCAGGCCGGACTCCTTTCAGAAGAAGGACTACAAACAGTAAGGGACAATGACACATTGCCCCTTTCTCTTGCCAATGAAATGGTCGAAAATGTCCTCGGCACCTTAGCCTTACCATTTGGTATAGCTCCTGGCTTCCAGATAGATGGTCAGGAAGTTCAGGTCCCAATGGTGACGGAAGAACCCTCTGTCATTGCTGCTGCTTCTTATGCTGCAGGGTTGATCAAGCGTTCAGGTGGGTTTCAGACCCAGGTGCACAAGCGTCAAATGATTGGGCAAGTGGCTCTCTATGATGTCAGCAATAAAGAAAAGGCCCGTCAGGCGATTACAGAAGCTAAAGAAGAACTGCTCCAACTGGCCAATCAAGCCTATCCTTCCATCGTTAAACGGGGAGGTGGGGCACGAGACCTCTGGACAGAGGTGAAAGGTGACTTTCTCATTTGCTACCTATCCGTTGATCCAAAAGAAGCCATGGGGGCCAATATGCTCAATACTATGCTAGAAGCTCTGGTCGACCCTTTAGAAGACTTAACCGGGGGCCAAGGCTTAATGGCTATTTTGTCCAACCTAGCAACAGATGCCCTCGTCACTGCAAGGTGTAACATAGACTACCGCTTTCTCAGTCGTGATCCCAAGGAAGCTGCCGAAATCGCTCAGAAAATAGCTCTGGCCAGTCAATTAGCGGCTGTTGATCCTTATCGAGCAGCGACTCACAACAAGGGAATTTTCAATGGCATCGATGCTGTCGTCTTAGCAACTGGGAATGACTGGCGGGCGATTGAAGCAGGTGGCCATACCTATGCTAGTCGAACAGGACAAGCTCAAGGACTATCTAACTGGATGGATCATCCAGAACAGCAAGTCCTAGAAGGTCAGCTGACCCTTCCCATGCCTATCGCTACCAAGGGAGGCTCCATCGGACTCAATCCAAGTGTTCAAGTGGCTCATGAACTACTTGGAAATCCCGACGCCCAGACTCTTGCACGGATTATTGTATCCGTTGGCCTAGCTCAAAACTTTGCAGCGCTTAAGGCCTTGGTCAGCACCGGTATTCAACATGGGCATATGAAACTCCAGGCTAAGTCACTCGCCCTACTTGCTGGAGCTAGTCCGTCAGAGGTGGCTCCGTTGGTACAAGCATTGCTAGAAGACAAACCCTTTAACCTGGAAAAGGCCCAAGCTGTTTTAGAGGAAATTCGTCAAAATAACTAAAAAATCCCTCCGTTTACACGGAGGGATTTTTGAATGCAGACAAACTATTATTATTTTACAAAACAGCTGGATGATTTTCAAAAAATGACTTTCATTTTTTAGTCATTTAAGAAGATGAAAAACTTTACGCCGTGAGAAAAGTGCCTGAAACAACTGTGTTTCAGGCACTCGGGAGTTTTGAGACCTTAGGCTCAAAACTAAGTCATGGAACTTCGTAGAAGTTCGCTGACGTCCGTACTCACCTAAGGAAAGTTTCTAAAATTACTTTATTTTCAAGTTAATAATGGATAGAGGGGATTTGTTCATATCCTTCTTTTACACGGCCATAAAGAATATAGGGAACCTTTCTCAAATCGGCAATTGTCTGACAAGAAAGAGCACACATGATCAGGCGTAAATCCTCTTTCCAATCATTGACTTGGGCGATGACCTCGTCAATCGGCTTTGTCTCTACCAGTTCTAAGATGGTCCGAGAAAGACCGACCCCCTTGGCTCCTAAAACAAGCGCCTTGATCATATCCAAGGGATGACGAACGCCACCAGAGGCGAGAACCTCGACCTGATCTATCAGTGGTTGAGCCCCAAGTAGGGCTTGAACCGTTGTTTGTCCCCAGTCATTGAGATAGGAACGATTGCCTCCCCGACGGTTTTCGATATAGGCAAAACTGGTCCCGCCTCTACCAGAAATATCAACTGTCCTGACACCTAGTTCCATGGCTCTTTGGATAGTTCCGGCATCCATACCAAAACCGACCTCTTTTAGCACCAAGGGCACTGGTAGTTGCTTTGCATAATCTGCTAAATGCTCTTGCCAATTTCTAAAACTTCGTTCCCCTTCGGGCATGAGAAGCTCCTGCATGAGGTTGACATGGAGTTGGAGAAAAAGAGGCTGGGTCTCCTCAATCGTCTGTAAGCCCAATTCAAGCGGTTTGTCAATCCCGATATTGGTCGCAAAGAGTAGGTCCGGATGAAGGCCCTTGACTCGATAGGAGCTATCCTGAGGATCCCTCAAAGCTGCACTATAAGAACCTGTCACAAAGAGAATACCACAGGCTTCTGCCACCTGGGCCAACTTCCGATTGATTTCTCCCCCCTTGGCACTGCCACCTGTCATGGCATTGATATAAAAAGGGTAGTCCCAATCACGACCCGCAAAATGAGTCGTCAAGTCCACCTCATCTAAATCGATAGTTGGTAAAGAGGAATGAATCAACTCAACCTCATCAAAGCTATTGTAACCCGGAGTTTGTTCCAAGGCCAAGCGAATATGTTCATCCTTTCGGTTGGTCGTCATACTCTCCCATCCTTTCTGAATATAATAAATCAATCCCTGCTTCTTGCCAGCGTCTGACGATTTCTTGGGCAGCAGCCTCCTCAAATGCGAGGGCGATTCCACAATCTCCTCCTCCAGCGCCACTGGATTTTGCAATGACTTTTAACC
Protein-coding sequences here:
- a CDS encoding threonine/serine exporter family protein, whose product is MEASKDMDRVIDVLMLAGTLLLESGSEIHRVEDTMIRIAHSQGIDDCNALAMPVAIFFSIENANITRMKRILRTNYNIEKVCDVNQISRQLVSGYINLEEAYQALIQLKQKAVPYTNLQLTIAATLSAPFFSIMFGGNFYDAIGAGIATVFAFAFSLVVEKYVRIPFATAFAAAFVFGFLAHIWSQYSGFPSNTDLIIAGCVMPFVPGIAMTNAVRDLMNNHLNSGMSKLFETLLITLALGAGTTVALVLMK
- a CDS encoding hydroxymethylglutaryl-CoA reductase, degradative, whose translation is MVKLTGFSKASPAERIEKLAQAGLLSEEGLQTVRDNDTLPLSLANEMVENVLGTLALPFGIAPGFQIDGQEVQVPMVTEEPSVIAAASYAAGLIKRSGGFQTQVHKRQMIGQVALYDVSNKEKARQAITEAKEELLQLANQAYPSIVKRGGGARDLWTEVKGDFLICYLSVDPKEAMGANMLNTMLEALVDPLEDLTGGQGLMAILSNLATDALVTARCNIDYRFLSRDPKEAAEIAQKIALASQLAAVDPYRAATHNKGIFNGIDAVVLATGNDWRAIEAGGHTYASRTGQAQGLSNWMDHPEQQVLEGQLTLPMPIATKGGSIGLNPSVQVAHELLGNPDAQTLARIIVSVGLAQNFAALKALVSTGIQHGHMKLQAKSLALLAGASPSEVAPLVQALLEDKPFNLEKAQAVLEEIRQNN
- the fni gene encoding type 2 isopentenyl-diphosphate Delta-isomerase; translated protein: MTTNRKDEHIRLALEQTPGYNSFDEVELIHSSLPTIDLDEVDLTTHFAGRDWDYPFYINAMTGGSAKGGEINRKLAQVAEACGILFVTGSYSAALRDPQDSSYRVKGLHPDLLFATNIGIDKPLELGLQTIEETQPLFLQLHVNLMQELLMPEGERSFRNWQEHLADYAKQLPVPLVLKEVGFGMDAGTIQRAMELGVRTVDISGRGGTSFAYIENRRGGNRSYLNDWGQTTVQALLGAQPLIDQVEVLASGGVRHPLDMIKALVLGAKGVGLSRTILELVETKPIDEVIAQVNDWKEDLRLIMCALSCQTIADLRKVPYILYGRVKEGYEQIPSIHY
- a CDS encoding hydroxymethylglutaryl-CoA synthase; its protein translation is MTIGIDKIGFATSQYVLRLSELAAARNTDPEKLSKGLLLKELSIAPITEDIVTLGASASHSILTEEEKEEIDMVILATESGIDQSKAAAVFVHGLLGIQPFARSFEMKEACYAATAALDYAKLHVEKSPQSKVLVIASDIAKYGIDTPGEPTQGAGSVAMLVTQNPRILAFNDDNVAQTRDVMDFWRPNYSSTPFVNGIYSTQQYLDCLKTTWTEYQKRTGLTLNDFDAVCFHLPYPKLALKGLKKILDKSLSPEKQAQLQYNFEQSILYSQKVGNIYTGSLFLGLLSLLENQPQLVAGDRIALYGYGSGAVAEIFSAHLVEGFEKMLHPNRLAELDQRKALTIAEYEKIFFEDAQLDAEGNQTFQGYQNQTYALSEINEHQRTYVKVEHHG
- a CDS encoding threonine/serine exporter family protein; the protein is MNLIEFLIQAVASLIAIITFLIVLNVQRSMLIPGGVLGMAIWLLYYILRGPTNVIIATFIAAIVGSCISQILSIIYKTPVVVFMLAILAPLVPGYISYRTTSFFVSGQYQQAVTSVTLVVILALVISIGMASGSVVLKLYHSYQRHQKRKMTNAN